The following proteins come from a genomic window of Geomonas sp. RF6:
- a CDS encoding DUF2795 domain-containing protein: MAPIGKSKESEKNPNIGGVGGHSVSNVTHALRGTDFPAQKQDLIKQAKQNHATKEAMQEIEQMEEKEYGSMADVMKDYGKHH; the protein is encoded by the coding sequence ATGGCACCCATAGGCAAATCGAAAGAGTCGGAAAAAAATCCCAACATAGGGGGAGTCGGCGGCCACTCAGTCAGCAACGTGACCCACGCCTTGCGCGGGACCGACTTTCCCGCCCAGAAGCAGGATCTGATCAAGCAGGCAAAGCAAAATCACGCCACAAAAGAGGCGATGCAAGAGATTGAGCAGATGGAAGAGAAGGAGTACGGCAGCATGGCCGATGTCATGAAGGACTACGGCAAACACCACTGA
- a CDS encoding DUF354 domain-containing protein, protein MQESRFTIWIDLDNSPHVPFFAPLLKELRSRGFRIWLTASSRYQVADLASAHGLSPFLVNGGYYGKNKLLKIIGVGHRALMMLPHLRQISPVLALSHGSRAQMMAAKVVGIPVATIIDYEYVSISFASVDYLITPEIVPDSDSYRCNRHLKYRGLKEYVYTASFEPSGGVMAGLGIEEGKIVVTVRPPATDAHYHNDASEVLFRRVLDRVALEDNAVMVVVPRNESQRTRLLQQCRRLIEKGKVVIPAKSVSGLDLIWESDVVVSGGGTMNREAAALGVPVYSIFRGRIGAVDRYLAEAGRMTLLTSTSDVDTQMQVVKRKRPQVLPRHSDTLLDVADCIEQAVISVTSGNISGVCGAGQIS, encoded by the coding sequence ATGCAAGAGTCCCGCTTTACCATCTGGATAGACCTTGATAACTCACCCCACGTCCCCTTCTTTGCCCCCCTACTGAAGGAACTTCGCTCTCGTGGCTTCAGAATCTGGTTAACCGCGAGCTCCCGCTATCAGGTTGCCGATCTGGCGAGTGCCCACGGGCTTTCCCCCTTCCTCGTCAACGGCGGCTACTATGGAAAGAATAAGCTGTTGAAGATTATCGGCGTGGGCCACAGGGCATTAATGATGCTACCTCACCTCCGTCAGATATCACCTGTTCTAGCACTATCCCACGGTTCAAGGGCGCAGATGATGGCGGCAAAAGTCGTGGGTATTCCCGTGGCTACCATCATCGATTATGAGTACGTAAGCATTTCCTTCGCCAGCGTCGACTACCTGATCACACCAGAAATTGTGCCAGACTCAGATTCCTACAGATGCAATAGACACCTGAAATACCGTGGACTGAAAGAGTACGTTTATACGGCGAGTTTTGAACCTTCTGGCGGAGTAATGGCCGGGCTCGGAATCGAAGAAGGGAAAATAGTAGTCACAGTACGCCCGCCGGCTACCGACGCACATTACCATAACGACGCCTCTGAGGTACTGTTCAGAAGGGTGCTGGACCGCGTGGCGCTGGAGGATAACGCCGTCATGGTGGTCGTGCCGCGAAACGAGTCGCAGAGGACTCGACTCCTCCAACAATGCAGGCGGCTGATCGAAAAGGGGAAGGTAGTAATCCCGGCAAAGTCCGTATCCGGGCTCGACCTGATCTGGGAATCGGACGTAGTGGTAAGCGGAGGGGGGACGATGAACCGTGAAGCGGCTGCGCTCGGTGTGCCGGTCTACAGCATATTCAGAGGCAGGATAGGAGCTGTCGATCGTTACCTCGCAGAGGCAGGGCGGATGACGCTGCTCACGTCCACCAGTGACGTGGACACCCAAATGCAGGTGGTAAAGCGAAAGCGACCACAGGTCCTGCCTCGTCATAGCGACACTCTTTTGGACGTGGCGGACTGCATCGAGCAGGCTGTAATTTCCGTTACCTCGGGCAATATCTCCGGCGTCTGCGGTGCGGGGCAGATATCGTGA
- a CDS encoding Stp1/IreP family PP2C-type Ser/Thr phosphatase codes for MKISATGKTDKGARRGNNEDAFIIMPGGKCAAVADGMGGAAAGEVASRIFVDAVREIFSPAYPKNREDVSALVREAFKTGNERILSSARQNPAYNSMGCTADLIAFGDDRYILGHVGDSRTYLFREGELRQLTKDHSLVQRQVEAGLITPRQARSHSMKNVILRALGIDLSLSLDIIRGPVLPADIFLLCSDGLSDMVEDQEISAILASSGTIEEKAALLVASALQAGGRDNITVVLCQSHSRGL; via the coding sequence ATGAAAATCTCTGCAACAGGAAAGACGGACAAGGGAGCGCGGCGCGGCAACAACGAGGACGCCTTCATAATCATGCCCGGGGGGAAATGCGCCGCGGTCGCCGACGGGATGGGCGGGGCGGCGGCAGGGGAGGTTGCGAGCAGGATATTCGTGGACGCTGTCCGGGAAATCTTCTCTCCGGCGTATCCAAAAAACCGAGAGGATGTGAGTGCCCTGGTTCGAGAGGCTTTCAAGACCGGTAACGAGCGGATCTTGTCGAGCGCGCGGCAGAATCCCGCCTACAACAGCATGGGGTGCACCGCCGATCTGATCGCCTTCGGCGACGACCGCTACATTCTCGGACACGTCGGTGACAGCCGGACGTACCTTTTTCGGGAAGGGGAACTCAGGCAACTGACGAAGGATCACTCCCTGGTGCAGCGGCAGGTGGAAGCAGGGCTCATCACACCCCGCCAGGCGCGCTCCCATTCGATGAAAAACGTGATCCTGCGCGCGCTGGGGATCGACCTCTCCCTTTCGCTGGACATCATCCGCGGTCCGGTGCTCCCCGCGGACATCTTCCTCCTCTGTTCGGACGGATTGAGCGACATGGTCGAGGATCAGGAGATCTCGGCCATTCTCGCCTCGAGCGGCACCATCGAGGAAAAGGCGGCATTGCTGGTAGCTTCGGCACTACAGGCAGGTGGCAGGGATAACATTACCGTCGTCCTTTGCCAATCTCACTCCAGAGGGCTGTAG
- a CDS encoding lytic transglycosylase domain-containing protein has product METVHLGPLPRRPERDFSSETQIIRHYLDKPEESAGEQTIMFRRAFDRAHKSRTRKYRYLIAFTAVLLLVAGSVILYQKNKLEKMRSTAQNIFYTMKNQELQIAQLEDLVLLQANPQQVAELQAKRAKFKGLEQDYDAFVRELGIYRKLSDEDKVIMRMARVFGECEVAMPPGFADEVKRYIGIWKSSDRLKVALAKAQEKGYTPIITRILSDNNLPPQYFFLALQESNFDEKAVGPPTRYGCAKGMWQFISQTADRYGLRIGPLFDQGVYDPQDERHDFIKATVAAIKYIKELNSTNAQASGLLVLASYNWGEGHVREIISRMPENPRERNFWRLLSMKEIPKETYDYVFLIFSAAVICENPKLFGFDCACPASTTIPVPASASASAHLPTPESAQPPHTRP; this is encoded by the coding sequence ATGGAGACCGTGCACCTCGGCCCGCTCCCCAGGCGCCCCGAGCGCGACTTCTCCTCCGAAACCCAGATCATCAGGCACTACCTCGACAAGCCCGAGGAGAGCGCGGGCGAGCAGACCATTATGTTTCGCCGCGCCTTCGACCGCGCCCACAAGTCCAGGACCCGCAAGTACCGCTACCTTATTGCCTTCACCGCCGTGCTCCTGTTGGTCGCCGGCAGCGTCATCCTGTACCAGAAAAACAAGCTGGAGAAGATGCGGAGCACTGCGCAGAACATCTTCTACACCATGAAAAATCAGGAGCTGCAAATCGCGCAGCTCGAGGATCTGGTGCTCCTCCAGGCGAACCCGCAGCAGGTCGCGGAACTGCAGGCAAAGAGGGCAAAGTTCAAAGGGCTCGAGCAGGACTACGACGCCTTCGTGAGAGAGCTCGGCATTTACCGGAAGCTGTCCGACGAGGACAAGGTGATCATGCGCATGGCGCGCGTCTTTGGCGAGTGCGAGGTGGCGATGCCGCCGGGGTTCGCCGACGAGGTGAAGCGCTACATCGGGATCTGGAAGTCGTCGGACCGCCTGAAAGTTGCGCTCGCGAAGGCGCAGGAGAAGGGGTACACCCCCATCATCACCAGGATTCTCAGCGACAACAACCTGCCGCCCCAATACTTCTTCCTGGCGCTGCAGGAGAGCAATTTTGACGAGAAGGCCGTCGGGCCCCCCACCCGGTACGGCTGTGCGAAGGGGATGTGGCAATTCATTTCCCAGACCGCCGACCGTTACGGGCTGCGCATCGGGCCCCTTTTCGACCAGGGGGTGTACGACCCGCAGGACGAGCGCCACGATTTCATCAAAGCCACCGTGGCCGCCATAAAATACATAAAGGAGCTGAACAGCACGAACGCGCAGGCGTCCGGACTTCTGGTGCTCGCATCCTACAACTGGGGGGAGGGGCACGTGCGGGAGATCATCAGCAGGATGCCGGAAAACCCGCGGGAGCGCAACTTCTGGCGGCTCCTCTCCATGAAAGAGATCCCGAAGGAGACGTACGACTACGTCTTCCTCATATTCTCCGCCGCCGTAATCTGCGAAAACCCCAAGCTTTTCGGATTTGACTGCGCCTGCCCGGCCTCCACAACGATTCCGGTTCCGGCGAGCGCCTCTGCTTCCGCTCACCTGCCCACTCCTGAAAGCGCGCAGCCGCCGCACACGAGGCCCTAG
- a CDS encoding N-acetylmuramidase family protein — MANSRSRFSLGFDPNASASRTPGVLGLNDAASPNACCRGDSPGPLGINDHASPEASRTPGSESLPEKAKRISILTPSMGADVKLTAEDYQRAAAALGGDVSVAIIKAFAEVESGGKSGFGDNRLPVIAFEGHIFRRYTHKKYDYSHPLLSYRYIRKAGPEWQQNNRSHAAAWKTLDDAMKLDLAAALQASSWGMFQVMGFNFAACGYKTVESFVEAMKLGESGQLDAFVGYCKRKTGLIQAMREKSFQTMARLYNGEDYGNYDVLIAKKYNKYIGT; from the coding sequence ATGGCAAACTCGCGCTCAAGGTTTTCGCTAGGATTTGACCCCAATGCCTCCGCTTCGCGAACTCCCGGTGTCTTGGGTTTAAACGACGCCGCATCTCCTAATGCCTGTTGCCGGGGTGACAGTCCTGGGCCGCTTGGTATCAATGACCACGCTTCGCCTGAAGCGTCGAGAACCCCTGGCTCTGAGTCTCTTCCTGAGAAGGCGAAGCGCATCTCCATCCTTACCCCCAGCATGGGAGCTGACGTAAAGCTCACCGCCGAAGATTACCAGCGTGCAGCAGCCGCTCTTGGAGGTGACGTATCTGTGGCCATAATCAAAGCTTTCGCAGAGGTCGAATCTGGAGGCAAAAGCGGGTTTGGGGACAACCGCCTACCTGTTATCGCTTTTGAGGGGCACATTTTCAGAAGATACACGCACAAGAAGTACGATTACTCTCACCCTCTGCTGTCGTACAGGTACATCAGAAAAGCGGGGCCGGAATGGCAACAAAACAACAGAAGCCATGCCGCTGCATGGAAAACCTTGGACGACGCAATGAAACTGGACTTAGCCGCTGCCTTGCAAGCGTCTTCCTGGGGGATGTTTCAGGTTATGGGGTTTAACTTCGCTGCATGTGGCTACAAGACGGTAGAAAGCTTTGTTGAGGCAATGAAATTGGGTGAGAGTGGACAACTGGATGCATTCGTTGGGTACTGCAAAAGGAAGACCGGACTGATTCAGGCAATGAGAGAGAAAAGCTTCCAGACTATGGCCCGACTATATAACGGTGAAGACTATGGCAACTACGACGTGCTCATTGCAAAAAAATACAACAAGTACATCGGCACCTAA
- a CDS encoding DUF4280 domain-containing protein — translation MPQQVVNGAQLMCSMGMAPSALVVLPVNRVMCGNQPAGNIMDHKPMVNILPFGLCTSPANPAVAAATAAAMGVLTPMPCIPNTPAPWVPGAPTVIAANMPALDNTCKCMCAWAGVIQVVMPGQVTTNIP, via the coding sequence ATGCCCCAGCAAGTAGTAAACGGCGCGCAGCTTATGTGCAGCATGGGAATGGCGCCGAGCGCCCTTGTGGTGCTCCCGGTGAACCGGGTCATGTGCGGCAACCAGCCCGCCGGCAACATCATGGACCACAAGCCGATGGTGAACATCCTCCCCTTTGGCCTGTGCACCTCCCCTGCGAACCCCGCCGTTGCCGCAGCGACTGCGGCCGCAATGGGGGTGCTGACCCCCATGCCGTGCATCCCGAACACTCCGGCTCCCTGGGTGCCGGGGGCCCCCACCGTCATTGCCGCCAACATGCCCGCCCTCGACAACACCTGCAAGTGCATGTGCGCCTGGGCCGGGGTGATCCAGGTGGTCATGCCGGGGCAGGTGACCACGAATATCCCTTAG
- a CDS encoding ankyrin repeat domain-containing protein: MGGLDYSKYFSSPKETALVRAIMDGDENSVRGLVAEGVNVNAVGEYENTPLRVAIKSRQKKIVQLLLQLGGDPNFKTPKGAAAADVAVIEKDPDYLRLFLNFGLDPNLRSGDVPLIFYAISENNWPHYEMLLAKGADINSKNADGSTILMDLVMQLEYDRAKELLLSGADFRAVNQTGLSVPENLVECQRRFCSDPNLPDCRKRAELLKLMQNRGLAVPTDLQGMGT; this comes from the coding sequence ATGGGTGGATTGGATTACAGCAAGTATTTTTCAAGTCCGAAAGAGACGGCTCTCGTCAGGGCGATTATGGACGGAGATGAAAACTCCGTGAGGGGACTGGTAGCCGAAGGAGTGAACGTCAATGCAGTCGGGGAATACGAAAATACGCCTTTAAGAGTGGCGATCAAGTCGAGGCAGAAGAAAATAGTGCAGCTATTGCTGCAGTTGGGGGGGGATCCCAATTTCAAGACGCCAAAGGGCGCTGCTGCGGCTGACGTGGCGGTCATCGAGAAGGATCCCGACTACCTCAGGCTCTTTCTGAATTTCGGACTCGACCCAAATCTGAGGAGCGGCGACGTCCCTCTCATCTTTTATGCCATTTCAGAAAACAATTGGCCCCACTACGAGATGCTATTGGCAAAGGGCGCCGATATTAATTCAAAAAACGCCGACGGTTCGACAATCCTAATGGATCTGGTCATGCAGTTGGAGTATGACCGGGCCAAGGAACTCCTCCTGAGTGGCGCGGATTTTCGCGCGGTCAATCAAACCGGACTCAGTGTGCCGGAAAATCTGGTGGAGTGCCAGCGCCGGTTCTGCTCCGACCCTAACCTTCCCGACTGCCGCAAACGGGCGGAATTACTGAAGCTCATGCAGAACCGCGGGCTGGCAGTACCGACGGACCTGCAGGGCATGGGAACTTAA
- a CDS encoding DUF4123 domain-containing protein, protein MIEQRAVNILKTHLFSGEPRTVFAILDGASVPDLPGHLAAFEPEYVCLYRGELEPDLAEMAPYLAVLERHSPFTEWVLTNGWGKHWGVFGTAEADLGTLRKHFRQFLIVHDESGKSLYFRYYDPRVCRIYLPTCNSDELKTVYGPVTSYLTEDDDAETAEKLFLTGSTLREEKISL, encoded by the coding sequence ATGATAGAGCAACGAGCAGTAAATATCCTGAAGACGCATCTCTTTTCTGGGGAGCCAAGGACGGTGTTCGCCATCCTTGACGGCGCCTCAGTGCCGGACCTCCCGGGGCACCTGGCCGCCTTCGAGCCGGAGTACGTCTGCCTCTACCGCGGAGAGCTGGAGCCGGATCTTGCCGAGATGGCACCTTACCTCGCGGTGCTGGAGCGGCACTCACCCTTTACGGAATGGGTCCTGACCAACGGATGGGGGAAGCACTGGGGGGTTTTCGGGACAGCCGAGGCCGATTTGGGGACGCTCAGGAAGCACTTTCGGCAGTTCCTTATTGTCCACGACGAGAGCGGAAAGTCGCTCTACTTCAGATACTATGATCCACGCGTGTGCCGGATTTATCTTCCTACCTGCAATTCAGATGAGCTGAAGACTGTTTATGGGCCGGTGACTTCCTATCTCACGGAAGATGATGATGCGGAAACGGCAGAAAAACTCTTTTTGACCGGATCCACGTTACGCGAGGAAAAGATCAGCCTTTGA